In Xylanibacter ruminicola 23, a single genomic region encodes these proteins:
- a CDS encoding TfoX/Sxy family protein yields the protein MASNADFVQYIADQCSGAGEIVAKKMFGDYGIYCDGKIFGLICDDHFYLKPTDAVREMLRTIDMRPPYPGAKPYFYIADVDDHGYLSALVKETCKHLPEPKPKKKK from the coding sequence ATGGCAAGCAATGCAGATTTTGTACAGTATATCGCCGACCAATGTAGCGGTGCGGGCGAGATTGTAGCCAAGAAGATGTTTGGCGACTACGGCATCTATTGCGATGGCAAGATATTCGGTTTGATTTGCGACGACCACTTTTATCTCAAGCCCACCGATGCCGTACGTGAGATGCTGCGCACCATCGATATGCGCCCACCCTACCCCGGTGCCAAGCCCTACTTCTACATCGCCGATGTAGACGATCACGGCTACCTATCCGCCCTGGTCAAAGAAACCTGCAAACATCTCCCTGAGCCAAAGCCCAAGAAGAAGAAATAA
- a CDS encoding DUF3109 family protein → MNTIPPIIQVGDVLLSSEILTEKFCCDLSVCKGECCVEGDAGAPVTMDEIAAIEECVDDVWDDLSASAQAVIDKQGVAYTDQEGDLVTSIVGGKDCVFTYYGDIEDWNTHLPIKNCCLCALEKAYRAGRTHFCKPISCALYPIREKQLGGGLTGLNYNRWSVCKMAIAKGIQENLYLYQFLRDPLIRRFGEAWYQELLDTVSELKEQGYL, encoded by the coding sequence TTGAATACAATTCCCCCAATTATACAAGTAGGTGATGTGTTGCTCTCGTCGGAAATACTGACGGAGAAGTTTTGTTGCGACCTGAGCGTTTGCAAGGGTGAGTGCTGTGTTGAAGGCGATGCAGGCGCCCCTGTAACGATGGACGAAATAGCAGCCATCGAAGAATGCGTGGATGACGTGTGGGACGACCTCTCGGCATCGGCACAGGCTGTTATCGATAAGCAGGGCGTGGCCTATACCGATCAGGAGGGTGACCTGGTAACCAGTATTGTAGGAGGAAAGGATTGTGTGTTTACCTATTACGGCGACATTGAGGATTGGAATACCCACCTGCCCATTAAGAACTGTTGCCTGTGTGCATTAGAAAAGGCTTACAGAGCAGGGCGTACCCACTTCTGCAAGCCTATTAGCTGTGCTTTGTATCCTATCCGCGAAAAGCAGCTTGGCGGCGGCTTGACGGGCTTGAACTACAACCGCTGGAGCGTTTGTAAGATGGCCATTGCCAAGGGCATTCAGGAGAATCTGTATCTGTATCAGTTCCTGCGCGATCCGTTGATCCGTCGCTTTGGCGAGGCTTGGTATCAGGAGTTGCTTGATACCGTGAGCGAGCTGAAGGAGCAGGGCTACCTATGA
- a CDS encoding fibronectin type III domain-containing protein — protein MEITLKNLKPNTTYYYCAQALCTLAIGRADWYKSQVKSFTTSPE, from the coding sequence ATGGAGATAACGCTCAAGAATCTAAAGCCCAACACCACCTATTACTATTGCGCTCAGGCCCTCTGCACACTGGCCATCGGCCGAGCCGACTGGTACAAATCACAGGTTAAGAGCTTCACCACATCACCGGAATAA
- a CDS encoding glycosyl hydrolase family 95 catalytic domain-containing protein, with the protein MKNYLLLLTMTCLTATAQQQAPMVLEYNKPATFFEESLPIGNGKMGALIYGGTDDNVIYLNDITLWTGKPVDRNLDADAHKWIPEIRKALFNENYALADSLQLHVQGPNSQHYQPLGTLHIKDLGLGEIKYYRRTLDIDSAIVRDSYERDGRHITREYFASNPDKLIAIRLRGDINCQIALTAQVPHQVKSGLGQLTMTGHATGDAQESTHFCTILSVKTDGEMAASDSSLTITKAKEAIIYIVNETSFNGFDKHPVREGANYLEAVTNDLWHTQNMTFDEFYARHLADYKTIYDRVKICLNKGGRNPKDLPGAKDRRMTDEMLLDYTNGNDQTPYLEELYFQFGRYLLISASRTKNVPANLQGLWAPQLWSPWRGNYTVNINLEENYWPAFVANMAEMAEPLDGFIAGLAANGKFTAKNYYNIHEGWCSSHNSDIWAMTNPVGEKNESPEWSNWNLGGAWLVNTLWERYQFTQDKTYLKNIAYPLMKGAAQFCLRWLIDNPKQPGELITAPSTSPENEYKTDKGYHGTTCYGGTADLAIIRELFINTIAAGKVLGLKNKEMEQALAKLHPYTIGHMGDLNEWYYDWDDWDFQHRHQSHLIGLYPGNHLTDATLQKAAERSLEIKGDKTTGWSTGWRINLWARLHNAKQAYHIYQKLLTPIAPRGVRKEDWKAWHKGGGTYPNLFDAHPPFQIDGNFGGTAGVCEMLMQSSIVNGQCSIELLPACPEQWQDGAISGLCARGGYEVSFEWKNGKVRGCSIKAKKAGTLTLIYNGQQKKVKLKAGETQNIKTW; encoded by the coding sequence ATGAAGAATTACCTGCTTTTACTAACTATGACGTGCCTAACTGCTACGGCACAGCAGCAGGCTCCAATGGTATTGGAGTACAACAAACCAGCTACGTTTTTCGAAGAATCGCTACCTATTGGTAACGGTAAGATGGGTGCCCTGATTTATGGCGGCACCGACGACAACGTGATTTATCTGAACGACATTACGCTGTGGACAGGTAAACCTGTGGATCGCAACCTGGATGCCGATGCCCACAAGTGGATACCTGAGATTCGCAAGGCGCTGTTTAACGAGAACTATGCGCTGGCCGACTCGCTGCAGCTGCACGTGCAGGGTCCTAACTCGCAGCACTACCAGCCACTGGGCACACTGCATATCAAGGACTTAGGTCTGGGCGAGATTAAGTACTACCGCCGCACGCTGGATATCGACTCGGCGATTGTTCGCGACAGTTACGAACGCGACGGCCGCCACATCACCCGCGAGTATTTTGCCTCAAATCCTGATAAGCTGATAGCTATCCGTCTGCGTGGCGACATCAACTGCCAGATAGCTCTTACAGCCCAGGTGCCCCACCAGGTAAAGAGCGGCTTAGGACAGCTTACTATGACGGGCCACGCCACAGGCGATGCACAGGAGAGTACACACTTCTGCACCATCCTAAGCGTAAAGACCGATGGCGAGATGGCTGCCAGCGACTCATCGCTCACCATCACCAAAGCCAAGGAGGCTATCATCTACATTGTAAACGAAACCAGCTTTAACGGGTTCGATAAGCACCCTGTACGCGAGGGCGCCAACTACCTGGAGGCTGTAACCAACGACCTGTGGCACACACAGAACATGACGTTCGACGAGTTCTATGCCCGCCACCTGGCCGATTATAAGACTATCTACGACCGCGTAAAAATCTGTCTGAACAAGGGCGGTCGCAATCCTAAGGACCTGCCAGGTGCCAAGGATCGCCGTATGACCGACGAGATGCTGCTGGATTATACCAATGGCAACGACCAGACACCTTATCTGGAGGAGCTTTACTTCCAGTTCGGCCGCTATCTGCTTATCTCAGCCTCGCGCACCAAGAACGTGCCTGCCAACCTGCAGGGTTTGTGGGCCCCCCAGCTGTGGTCGCCCTGGCGTGGCAACTATACGGTAAACATCAATTTGGAGGAGAACTACTGGCCTGCCTTTGTGGCTAACATGGCCGAGATGGCTGAGCCACTTGACGGTTTTATTGCCGGCTTGGCAGCCAACGGCAAGTTCACCGCCAAGAACTACTATAACATCCACGAGGGCTGGTGCTCGAGTCATAACAGCGACATCTGGGCGATGACCAACCCTGTAGGCGAGAAGAACGAGAGTCCTGAGTGGAGTAACTGGAACCTAGGTGGTGCCTGGCTGGTAAACACCCTGTGGGAGCGCTACCAGTTTACACAGGACAAGACTTACCTGAAGAACATTGCCTATCCGCTGATGAAGGGTGCTGCCCAGTTCTGCTTGCGTTGGCTCATCGACAACCCCAAGCAGCCAGGCGAGCTGATTACTGCCCCCAGCACATCGCCCGAAAACGAGTATAAGACCGATAAGGGCTATCACGGCACTACCTGCTACGGTGGTACAGCAGATCTGGCCATTATCCGCGAACTGTTTATCAACACCATTGCTGCAGGCAAGGTGCTTGGACTGAAGAATAAGGAGATGGAGCAGGCCCTGGCTAAGCTGCACCCCTACACTATCGGCCACATGGGCGACCTGAACGAGTGGTACTACGACTGGGACGACTGGGATTTCCAGCATCGCCATCAGAGCCACCTCATCGGTCTCTACCCAGGCAATCATCTCACTGATGCCACCCTGCAGAAGGCAGCCGAGCGTTCGCTGGAGATTAAGGGCGACAAGACCACCGGCTGGAGCACAGGCTGGCGTATTAACCTGTGGGCCCGATTGCACAACGCCAAGCAGGCTTATCACATCTATCAGAAGCTGCTTACACCTATTGCCCCACGCGGTGTGCGTAAGGAGGATTGGAAGGCCTGGCACAAGGGCGGCGGTACCTACCCCAACCTGTTTGATGCGCATCCACCTTTCCAGATTGACGGTAACTTTGGCGGCACAGCCGGTGTGTGCGAGATGCTGATGCAAAGTTCAATAGTTAATGGTCAATGTTCAATCGAGTTACTGCCAGCATGCCCAGAGCAGTGGCAGGATGGCGCCATTAGCGGATTGTGCGCTCGTGGTGGCTACGAGGTAAGCTTCGAGTGGAAAAATGGCAAGGTGCGCGGTTGCAGCATCAAAGCCAAGAAAGCAGGAACACTTACGCTTATATATAACGGTCAGCAGAAGAAGGTAAAACTGAAGGCTGGCGAGACACAAAACATTAAAACATGGTAA
- the gpmI gene encoding 2,3-bisphosphoglycerate-independent phosphoglycerate mutase, which translates to MAKKALLMILDGWGIGKHGKGDVIFNTPTPYLDLLTATSAHSQLQASGEDVGLPDGQMGNSEVGHLNIGAGRIVYQDLVKINRACKDGSIMENPQVKAAYTYAKENNKKLHLMGLTSNGGVHSSLDHLFKLIEIGKAYGLKNQTFVHCFMDGRDTDPKSGKGFIEQISKVCADNDAAIASIVGRFYAMDRDKRWERVKEGYDLIVNGTGKQSTDMVAAMQESYDEGVTDEFIKPIHNAAVNGCIEEGDVVIFINFRNDRAKEMTIALTQEDMPEQGMKTIPGLQYYCMTPYDANFKGVNILFPKENVENTLGEYLSKQGKKQLHTAETEKYAHVTFFFNGGREQPYDGEDRILVPSPKVATYDLKPEMSAFEVKDKLVAAINEAKYDFIVVNFANGDMVGHTGIYNAIAKAVWAVDNCVKDVIEAAKANDYEAIIIADHGNADNAINPDGTPNTAHSLNPVPFIYVTNNNSATVKDGRLADVAPSILHIMGLEQPADMTGENLICD; encoded by the coding sequence ATGGCAAAGAAAGCACTTTTGATGATTCTCGATGGATGGGGAATCGGTAAGCATGGTAAGGGTGATGTGATTTTCAACACGCCAACTCCTTACCTCGATCTGTTAACAGCTACTTCAGCTCACTCTCAGCTCCAGGCATCTGGCGAAGATGTGGGTCTGCCCGACGGACAGATGGGTAACTCTGAGGTGGGTCACCTGAATATCGGTGCCGGACGCATCGTTTATCAGGACCTCGTAAAGATTAACCGTGCCTGCAAGGACGGCTCTATCATGGAGAATCCTCAGGTTAAGGCTGCTTACACCTATGCCAAGGAGAACAACAAGAAGCTGCACCTGATGGGACTGACATCTAACGGAGGTGTACACTCTTCGCTCGACCACCTGTTCAAGCTCATCGAGATTGGTAAGGCTTACGGTCTGAAGAACCAGACTTTCGTACACTGCTTCATGGATGGTCGTGATACCGACCCCAAGAGCGGTAAGGGCTTTATCGAGCAGATTAGCAAGGTTTGTGCCGATAACGATGCTGCCATCGCATCAATCGTTGGTCGTTTCTATGCAATGGACCGCGATAAGCGCTGGGAGCGTGTAAAAGAGGGTTACGACCTGATTGTGAACGGTACTGGTAAGCAGAGCACCGATATGGTTGCTGCTATGCAGGAGAGCTACGACGAGGGTGTGACCGACGAGTTCATCAAGCCAATCCACAATGCCGCTGTGAACGGTTGCATCGAAGAGGGTGATGTAGTTATCTTCATCAATTTCCGTAACGACCGTGCTAAGGAGATGACTATCGCGCTGACTCAGGAGGATATGCCAGAGCAGGGCATGAAGACTATCCCTGGTCTGCAGTACTACTGCATGACTCCATACGACGCTAACTTCAAGGGTGTGAACATCCTGTTCCCCAAGGAGAACGTTGAGAATACACTGGGCGAGTACCTGAGCAAGCAGGGCAAGAAACAGTTGCACACTGCCGAGACCGAGAAGTATGCTCACGTAACATTCTTCTTCAACGGTGGTCGCGAGCAGCCATACGATGGCGAGGATCGTATCCTGGTTCCAAGTCCAAAGGTGGCTACCTACGACCTGAAGCCTGAGATGAGCGCCTTCGAGGTAAAGGATAAGCTGGTGGCTGCTATCAACGAGGCTAAGTACGACTTTATCGTAGTTAACTTTGCTAACGGCGACATGGTAGGTCACACTGGTATCTACAATGCTATTGCCAAGGCTGTTTGGGCTGTTGACAACTGCGTGAAGGATGTGATCGAGGCTGCTAAGGCCAACGACTACGAGGCTATCATCATTGCCGACCACGGTAATGCCGACAACGCTATCAATCCCGATGGCACACCAAATACCGCTCACTCGCTGAACCCCGTTCCTTTCATCTATGTAACCAACAACAACTCGGCTACAGTTAAGGACGGACGTCTGGCCGACGTGGCTCCTTCAATCCTGCACATCATGGGTCTGGAGCAGCCTGCCGACATGACTGGTGAGAACCTGATTTGCGATTAA
- a CDS encoding uracil-DNA glycosylase produces the protein MAVQIEESWKGHLSGEFEKPYFTQLAEAVRKEYQTTTCYPPGKLIFNAFNLCPFDQVKVVIIGQDPYHEPGQAHGLSFSVQDGIQFPPSLQNIFKEIQADLGTPIPTSGNLTRWAEQGVLLLNASLTVRAHQANSHSQLGWQKFTDAAIQALAQNRQHLVYMLWGGYARSKAYMIDKQNNLVLESVHPSPLSANRGGWFGQHQFSRCNAYLEQNGQAPIQW, from the coding sequence ATGGCAGTACAGATAGAGGAATCTTGGAAGGGACACCTTAGTGGCGAGTTTGAAAAGCCTTACTTTACGCAGCTTGCTGAGGCTGTGCGAAAGGAGTATCAAACTACTACCTGCTATCCCCCAGGCAAACTGATATTTAATGCCTTTAACCTGTGTCCGTTCGACCAGGTAAAGGTAGTGATTATCGGTCAGGACCCCTATCACGAGCCAGGACAGGCACACGGACTGAGTTTCTCGGTTCAGGACGGTATCCAGTTTCCGCCCTCGCTGCAGAATATCTTCAAGGAGATTCAGGCCGACCTTGGTACGCCTATCCCCACATCGGGCAATCTCACCCGTTGGGCCGAGCAGGGCGTGCTGCTGCTTAATGCATCGCTTACCGTTCGCGCTCATCAGGCCAACAGTCATTCGCAGCTGGGTTGGCAGAAGTTTACCGATGCCGCTATACAGGCATTGGCACAAAACCGCCAGCACCTGGTGTATATGCTGTGGGGCGGCTATGCCCGCTCGAAGGCGTATATGATTGACAAGCAGAACAACCTGGTGCTTGAGAGCGTACACCCATCGCCACTGAGTGCTAATCGTGGCGGCTGGTTCGGTCAGCACCAATTCTCGCGCTGTAATGCCTATCTCGAACAAAACGGCCAGGCTCCCATACAATGGTAA
- a CDS encoding AraC family transcriptional regulator, which translates to MVKAKKQILIQDTEFKKAKNWEGSVCLDDDLLLSDQINKAPMPSEPRKMNFILIGLCTKGKISYRMDTEELVVHAGELLVVSERHVIDGYKCSDNMEGLCIMMSVNFFHEIIKSVHDVSSLFVFARMQPVMKLEADEIATFTEYFQFIKQKISDNHNHFRKDLIRTLMLAMFYDVGNVIYRVKNFDESLLRSEKVFTRFLKMVEENCKRERRVSWYAQQLNITPKYLSTAVKRISGRTAVEWIENYVTMELRVLLKNSTKSIKEITEELNFPNQSFLGKYFKEHVGMTPSAYRKS; encoded by the coding sequence ATGGTAAAAGCTAAAAAGCAAATACTGATACAGGACACTGAGTTTAAAAAGGCAAAAAACTGGGAAGGATCGGTTTGTCTCGACGACGACCTGCTGTTGTCCGACCAGATTAACAAGGCCCCTATGCCCAGCGAGCCCAGAAAGATGAACTTCATTCTGATTGGCCTTTGCACCAAAGGAAAGATTAGCTACCGCATGGACACCGAAGAACTGGTGGTGCATGCTGGCGAGTTGCTGGTGGTAAGCGAACGCCACGTTATCGATGGTTACAAGTGCTCTGATAATATGGAGGGCTTGTGCATCATGATGAGTGTGAATTTCTTCCACGAGATCATCAAGAGCGTACACGATGTAAGCTCGCTGTTTGTGTTTGCCCGCATGCAGCCTGTGATGAAGCTCGAGGCCGACGAGATCGCAACGTTCACAGAATACTTCCAGTTTATCAAACAAAAAATCAGCGACAACCACAACCATTTCCGTAAGGATTTGATTCGCACGCTGATGCTGGCGATGTTCTACGATGTGGGCAACGTGATCTACAGGGTGAAGAACTTCGACGAGTCGCTGCTGCGCTCCGAGAAGGTGTTTACACGATTCCTGAAGATGGTTGAGGAGAACTGCAAACGCGAACGCCGCGTCAGTTGGTATGCCCAGCAGCTCAACATCACCCCCAAATACCTTTCTACAGCCGTTAAGCGCATCAGCGGTCGCACAGCAGTAGAGTGGATTGAGAACTACGTGACCATGGAATTGCGCGTGCTACTGAAAAACAGCACCAAATCCATCAAGGAGATAACCGAAGAGTTGAACTTCCCCAATCAGAGTTTCCTGGGTAAGTACTTTAAGGAACACGTGGGCATGACGCCCTCGGCCTATCGCAAATCATAG